In Dehalococcoidia bacterium, the sequence CATCGGATGAATTTCGTTGACAAAACCCTCACCTGCCGCGACTGCGGCGCAGCATTTACCTTCACCGTTGGGGAACAAGAGTTCCACGCGGAGAAGGGCTTCACCAATGAGCCCGGCCGGTGTCCGGACTGCCGCGCGCGGCGACGCAGCGAGCGCGACGGCTACGGCGGCGGCAGCGGCAGCGGCGGTTACGGCGGCCAGCGCGAAATGTTCTCGGCCACCTGCTCCAGCTGCGGCAAGGAGGCG encodes:
- a CDS encoding zinc-ribbon domain containing protein; this translates as MNFVDKTLTCRDCGAAFTFTVGEQEFHAEKGFTNEPGRCPDCRARRRSERDGYGGGSGSGGYGGQREMFSATCSSCGKEAKVPFQPRGDKPVYCSDCFRSQSGSSSGGRRSGGYSDRGSRW